The bacterium genome includes the window TTCGCGTCGCCAAACGTGATTTGCCGCGCGTTGAGGATGCCGATCATCTTGGATGCGATCCATCCGCTCACGGTTTTTCCGGCCTTCAGGGTGAGCACTTCACACTGCGCGTCATCCTCTGCGGTATCCGCGCACCACTGCTGGAGCTCGGAGAAGACCTGCTCGGTGAAGGTTGCGATCACGGGGTCCTCCGTGAGCTGGAGGACATCCGTGGGAGTGATTTTGAGTTGCTCGACGAAGCGCGCGCGGCGCGCTGCGGGGAGTTCCGGCAGTGTTCCCCGGAGTACCTCCGGATCAATGGGCATTCCAGGGCCTGCGTGCACGGGAGGCAGATCCGGTTCCGGGAAGTAGCGGTAGTCGCCCTCGCCTTCTTTCCAGCGCTGCTCGACGGTCACCTGCTTTGCCTCGTTCCAGCCGCGCGTCGTGCTTGCCGCTGGCGGCGTATTCGTTTGCCAGAGCTTGGTCTGGCGTTTGATCTCGTACTCGAGGCATCGCTCGACGTGCTTGAACGAGTTGACGTTCTTCACCTCGGTCTTCGGCCAGAGTCGCTCCTCGCCCATCGGGCGCAGCGAGATGTTCGCGTCGCAGCGGAGGTGCCCCTTCTCCATGTCGGCATCCGAGACGTTGAGGTAGCGCGCGATCATCTGGAGTTCCTGGAGGTAGCGCTTCGCCTGCTGCGGCGTGCGGAAGTCCGCCTCGGTGACGATCTCCATGAGCGGGGTGCCGGCGCGGTTGTAGTCCACGAGCGTCCAGTGTCGATCCCGCGAGTGCGTGTTCTTCGCGGCATCTTCCTCGAGGTGGAGGCGGTTGATGCGGATCGTTGCAGCACCCCCTCCAGTTCCCCCTCGAGAAGAGGGGGAGGGCACTTCGGGAATGTCCAGCGTGCCGTGGATGCCGATGGGGAGATCGTACTGCGAGATTTGGTATCCCTTCGGGAGGTCGGGGTAGAAGTAGCTCTTGCGATCCCACTTGAGGTGCTCGTTGATCGTGCAGCCGATCGCGAGCGCCATGCGCGTTGCGGATTCCACCGCAGCGCGGTTGATGACCGGCAGCGTGCCCGGGTGGCCAGTGCAGATGGGACAGATCGTCGTGTTCGGCGGCTCGTACTCACCGCGATTGGAACACCCGCAGAACATTTTTGTCTGCGTCTTGAGCTGGATGTGACATTCGAGGCCGATGATTGTTTCGAGCTGCATATGCATCCTTACACCGTAGCGGGCACGCTCGCGCGTTCAAGGGTGGGCATCGCGTCACGCTCCGCGCACGCGGGGCCGTAGCAGGCGTAGCAGAGTGCCTCGTACGCGTTCGCGTCGCCGATCTCCACCTGCGCCTGTGAGGTGGACTTTCGGAACGTGCGCGTCGCTTTGGACTGGCAGCGCATGCAGATCGCACTGAGCTTCACGACGGATGCCTCGGGGATGCACAGGAGGACGTGCATGGAACCGAACGGGTCGTTACGGTGGTCGGTATCGAGTCCGGCGACAACGATACGCTTGCCGGCTGCGTAGAGTTCCTGGACGACGGCAATGATGCCCGCGTCAAAGAATTGCGCCTCGTCAATGCCGATAACGTCGTAGTGCTCCGCCGCGCGGCTGATGTCCGTTGCCGCGTGTACACTCACCGCGTCCATGCACCGTCCGTCGCGCGAGCAGACCTGCTCCGTCGCGCCGCGGGTGTCGAGTGTTGGCTTCACGAGGAGGACGCGCAGGCGCGCGATGTCCGCACGCTTCATGCGCCGGAGGAGCTCCTCGCTCTTGCCGGAGAACATGCAGCCGACGATGACGGTGAGAGAGGGTGGGTGTTTCATGTGGGGATGGAGCGCGCGGTGAAGGCGGCGTCCACGCGCAGTGCCGCGCCAGCGACGGCGTCCTCCACGGCGCCGTTCGCATCCACGGACGCGATGTGCCAG containing:
- the gatB gene encoding Asp-tRNA(Asn)/Glu-tRNA(Gln) amidotransferase subunit GatB, producing MQLETIIGLECHIQLKTQTKMFCGCSNRGEYEPPNTTICPICTGHPGTLPVINRAAVESATRMALAIGCTINEHLKWDRKSYFYPDLPKGYQISQYDLPIGIHGTLDIPEVPSPSSRGGTGGGAATIRINRLHLEEDAAKNTHSRDRHWTLVDYNRAGTPLMEIVTEADFRTPQQAKRYLQELQMIARYLNVSDADMEKGHLRCDANISLRPMGEERLWPKTEVKNVNSFKHVERCLEYEIKRQTKLWQTNTPPAASTTRGWNEAKQVTVEQRWKEGEGDYRYFPEPDLPPVHAGPGMPIDPEVLRGTLPELPAARRARFVEQLKITPTDVLQLTEDPVIATFTEQVFSELQQWCADTAEDDAQCEVLTLKAGKTVSGWIASKMIGILNARQITFGDAKVTPENFAELLQLFLTRRVNSTIATQILEQMIVVGGEPHTLLEEMGTAQVSDTDALASAVDAAIAENPASVADYKSGKINAIQFLLGQVMKATKGTADPAVVKELLEERLR
- a CDS encoding thymidine kinase, translating into MKHPPSLTVIVGCMFSGKSEELLRRMKRADIARLRVLLVKPTLDTRGATEQVCSRDGRCMDAVSVHAATDISRAAEHYDVIGIDEAQFFDAGIIAVVQELYAAGKRIVVAGLDTDHRNDPFGSMHVLLCIPEASVVKLSAICMRCQSKATRTFRKSTSQAQVEIGDANAYEALCYACYGPACAERDAMPTLERASVPATV